In Monodelphis domestica isolate mMonDom1 chromosome 4, mMonDom1.pri, whole genome shotgun sequence, one DNA window encodes the following:
- the CRYAA gene encoding alpha-crystallin A chain isoform X1, which produces MDITIQHPWFKRALGSLYPSRLFDQFFGEGLFEYDLLPFLSSTISPYYRQSLFRTVLESGISELMTHVWFEMHKPHAGHPKNNPTKVRSDRDKFVIYLDVKHFSPEDLTVKVADDYVEIHGKHSERQDDHGYISREFHRRYRLPSNVDQASISCSLSADGMLTFSGPKIHSNMESSHSDRSIPVSREEKPTLAPSS; this is translated from the exons ATGGACATAACCATCCAGCACCCCTGGTTCAAACGCGCTCTTGGATCCTTATATCCAAGCCGCCTGTTTGACCAGTTTTTTGGGGAAGGCCTTTTCGAGTATGACCTCCTGCCTTTCCTCTCCTCCACCATCAGCCCTTATTACAGGCAGTCACTCTTCCGCACTGTGTTGGAGTCGGGCATTTCTGAG CTCATGACCCATGTGTGGTTTGAAATGCACAAACCACATGCTGGACACCCCAAGAACAACCCTACCAAG GTGAGATCTGACCGAGACAAGTTTGTTATCTACCTGGATGTAAagcacttctctcctgaagatTTGACTGTGAAGGTGGCCGATGACTATGTGGAGATTCATGGGAAGCACAGTGAAAGACAG GATGACCATGGCTATATTTCCCGTGAATTCCATCGCCGATACCGCCTGCCTTCCAACGTGGACCAGGCCTCCATTTCCTGCTCCCTGTCTGCTGATGGCATGCTGACCTTCTCTGGTCCCAAGATCCACTCCAACATGGAATCAAGCCACAGCGATCGGTCCATCCCTGTATCTCGTGAGGAGAAACCCACCTTGGCTCCCTCTTCCTAG
- the CRYAA gene encoding alpha-crystallin A chain isoform X2 — protein MDITIQHPWFKRALGSLYPSRLFDQFFGEGLFEYDLLPFLSSTISPYYRQSLFRTVLESGISEVRSDRDKFVIYLDVKHFSPEDLTVKVADDYVEIHGKHSERQDDHGYISREFHRRYRLPSNVDQASISCSLSADGMLTFSGPKIHSNMESSHSDRSIPVSREEKPTLAPSS, from the exons ATGGACATAACCATCCAGCACCCCTGGTTCAAACGCGCTCTTGGATCCTTATATCCAAGCCGCCTGTTTGACCAGTTTTTTGGGGAAGGCCTTTTCGAGTATGACCTCCTGCCTTTCCTCTCCTCCACCATCAGCCCTTATTACAGGCAGTCACTCTTCCGCACTGTGTTGGAGTCGGGCATTTCTGAG GTGAGATCTGACCGAGACAAGTTTGTTATCTACCTGGATGTAAagcacttctctcctgaagatTTGACTGTGAAGGTGGCCGATGACTATGTGGAGATTCATGGGAAGCACAGTGAAAGACAG GATGACCATGGCTATATTTCCCGTGAATTCCATCGCCGATACCGCCTGCCTTCCAACGTGGACCAGGCCTCCATTTCCTGCTCCCTGTCTGCTGATGGCATGCTGACCTTCTCTGGTCCCAAGATCCACTCCAACATGGAATCAAGCCACAGCGATCGGTCCATCCCTGTATCTCGTGAGGAGAAACCCACCTTGGCTCCCTCTTCCTAG